In one Deltaproteobacteria bacterium genomic region, the following are encoded:
- a CDS encoding UbiA family prenyltransferase, protein MSENTLTRADPWIKRFLAWANERFPLANVILTFVLFTAAILFSRLINSEAGQPIQVGINDLVAYLAYYGFFFMLRVFDEHKDYELDCHNHPERVLQSGLITLKDLKILCVVAIAGQALISGWLDGWTLGTVLSGWLVVIIWSSLMAKEFFIGEWLSKRLFLYALSHMVVMPMGLIWVVAMGSPGQPIEQVVYVLAAFSFVSGFTFEVSRKIKAPDDERDTIDSYTKIFGTKGAPMVAFSLVITGALVLCYLMNSILPELHVAFYGVVLLIPVLVASPYLKFIKEPNSELPDKIEAASGVALLLSYVILTTAIITESGLTWV, encoded by the coding sequence ATGAGTGAGAATACATTAACCCGAGCGGATCCGTGGATTAAACGTTTTCTTGCCTGGGCAAATGAACGGTTTCCTTTGGCGAATGTAATTCTCACTTTTGTGTTGTTCACGGCCGCAATTTTATTCAGCCGTCTAATCAATAGCGAAGCTGGGCAACCTATCCAAGTGGGCATCAACGATTTGGTTGCTTATCTTGCGTACTACGGTTTCTTCTTCATGCTTCGAGTATTTGATGAGCATAAAGATTACGAACTCGATTGTCACAACCATCCAGAGCGAGTGTTGCAGAGCGGATTGATAACGCTCAAAGATTTAAAGATCCTGTGTGTTGTTGCCATCGCCGGCCAAGCTTTAATTTCAGGGTGGCTTGATGGGTGGACTCTTGGGACTGTTTTATCGGGATGGTTGGTGGTCATCATTTGGAGCTCTTTGATGGCTAAAGAGTTTTTCATTGGCGAATGGTTAAGTAAGCGCCTCTTTCTTTATGCTCTTTCGCACATGGTTGTTATGCCTATGGGATTGATTTGGGTCGTGGCGATGGGAAGTCCTGGTCAACCCATCGAACAGGTAGTGTATGTGCTGGCAGCCTTTTCTTTTGTTTCTGGTTTCACTTTTGAGGTCTCTCGGAAAATCAAAGCACCTGATGATGAGCGTGATACCATCGACAGCTATACCAAGATATTTGGTACCAAAGGCGCGCCGATGGTGGCATTTAGTTTGGTGATTACCGGTGCACTTGTCTTGTGCTACTTGATGAATTCCATTTTGCCTGAACTCCACGTCGCCTTTTACGGGGTTGTTCTTTTGATTCCGGTTTTGGTGGCTTCACCTTATTTAAAGTTTATCAAAGAGCCTAACTCTGAATTGCCCGATAAAATCGAGGCAGCTTCAGGCGTAGCGCTCTTGCTCAGCTATGTCATTTTGACAACAGCTATTATCACAGAGAGTGGTCTTACATGGGTGTAG
- a CDS encoding AMP-binding protein → MPDSSIANGNVVNMALHHAHEHPDKIAIVVPTKWDEERVLEEQVYTYKELMERMQTFRAGLEAEGFEPGDRVILLFAVSADFFAMIMAILANGLTVVLIDTGMGTERIKSAMETANAKGIITMHALLKYRFMIKQLRRIPKKFSVDKAGWFVKHVDKLTACGATVAKALTRGPEDEALITFTSGSTGAPKGANRTHGFLMAQHKAFRASLPDFEGQIEIQSFPVVALHNLSCGASSVMPAVNLATPAAVNPKVLYDQITSWHVNSMGAAPAFMGRLGDYLKKENITIPTMIRCFTGGAPVSVDLCQTLLDSFPNVEGYAVYGSTEAEPMAKALFEDVIKLDGQGDGFLAGKVATVSEIVIVQFPEEPPKIGPEGVKPHIQPQGSLGEIIVRGDHVNRGYIDNPQANLENKVPEPDGSIWHRTGDVGYFDVNGMLWLTGRLKDAVSHYGKMIQPLPIEAELDGLPQIFRSAIVSSQRAPNGHIYVQLMEGENPESVKTEILERLAARGMKAIDVEFVEKMAVDGRHNSKIDRPTLRAQLDKS, encoded by the coding sequence ATGCCGGACTCATCGATTGCAAATGGAAATGTTGTGAATATGGCGCTTCACCATGCTCACGAACATCCAGATAAAATAGCGATTGTCGTACCCACCAAATGGGACGAGGAACGTGTTCTCGAAGAGCAGGTTTACACCTACAAAGAGCTCATGGAGCGTATGCAGACCTTCCGAGCGGGCCTCGAAGCCGAAGGGTTTGAGCCCGGAGACCGCGTGATACTGCTCTTTGCAGTCTCTGCGGACTTTTTCGCGATGATTATGGCCATTTTAGCCAATGGTCTCACCGTCGTCCTAATCGATACGGGGATGGGCACAGAACGCATTAAGTCGGCCATGGAAACAGCCAATGCTAAAGGCATCATCACCATGCACGCACTGCTCAAATACCGGTTCATGATTAAGCAGCTTCGACGCATCCCGAAAAAGTTCTCGGTAGATAAAGCTGGATGGTTCGTAAAGCACGTCGATAAATTAACAGCCTGCGGTGCGACTGTAGCCAAGGCACTTACACGCGGCCCAGAAGACGAAGCTCTCATCACCTTCACATCAGGGAGCACAGGTGCACCGAAAGGCGCGAACCGAACCCATGGTTTTTTAATGGCCCAACACAAAGCATTTCGAGCATCACTGCCCGATTTTGAAGGCCAAATCGAAATTCAGAGCTTTCCGGTAGTTGCGCTGCATAACTTAAGCTGTGGGGCCAGCAGCGTGATGCCCGCGGTAAATTTAGCTACTCCGGCAGCTGTGAACCCTAAAGTTTTATACGATCAGATAACGAGCTGGCACGTAAACAGCATGGGTGCTGCGCCGGCTTTTATGGGGCGTTTGGGAGACTACCTCAAAAAAGAAAATATAACGATCCCAACCATGATTCGCTGCTTTACGGGAGGTGCTCCTGTATCCGTTGATCTCTGTCAGACACTACTCGACTCGTTTCCGAATGTTGAGGGCTATGCCGTCTACGGCTCAACAGAAGCCGAACCCATGGCCAAAGCACTTTTTGAAGATGTGATTAAGTTAGACGGCCAAGGCGATGGTTTTCTGGCCGGCAAAGTTGCCACCGTCTCAGAAATTGTCATCGTCCAATTTCCCGAAGAACCGCCCAAAATCGGGCCGGAAGGTGTAAAACCCCATATTCAACCACAAGGAAGCCTTGGAGAAATCATCGTTCGAGGCGACCACGTTAATCGAGGATACATCGACAACCCACAAGCCAATCTTGAAAACAAGGTTCCAGAACCAGATGGAAGCATTTGGCACCGTACAGGAGATGTCGGCTACTTTGACGTTAATGGTATGCTCTGGCTAACGGGTCGCTTGAAAGACGCAGTAAGCCATTATGGAAAAATGATTCAGCCGTTGCCCATTGAAGCGGAGCTTGATGGGCTCCCGCAAATCTTCAGAAGTGCGATTGTATCTTCACAACGAGCGCCCAACGGACACATCTATGTTCAGCTAATGGAAGGTGAAAACCCCGAGAGCGTCAAAACTGAAATTTTAGAGCGGCTTGCTGCCCGCGGTATGAAAGCCATCGATGTGGAATTCGTCGAGAAAATGGCAGTTGATGGACGTCACAATTCAAAAATTGACCGTCCGACACTGCGCGCCCAATTAGACAAATCTTAA
- a CDS encoding MMPL family transporter, with protein sequence MEVLLETFLKFRWAAFGLLVVVAGAVSPGLETAMVPDNALTVWFLETDPKLKEYYAFQDDFGNDEVILLEVQRPDGIFTKEALEQIKTLSERLKSIQGVDRVSSLVTLDDSFLIDGALTFERAVPEEIPTDPEQLKSIEERLVNNMLFTGRLISPDGKRAMLWVQMGEVSEIDVRRDAIVAQVRNVADEILGDTPHPMGGIGVIYSGLNVETQADAGTFVPLSYLLLFIALWWVFRSMRLVLAALGVVTLSSVVCLGIYGLLGNQINTVTVVLPNLIIVIGLADAVHFPAAFARELRDASGRSRFDIVKASIGQVFVPCLFTTVTTMVGFLALATSPMDVIRKLGIYGALGIGVALIASVVFMAVVFFYMPDSVRESRQPWIMNFLNKLSALLVNNTRLVGALALFVSLVSLYGASLVVSDTDSIGYLPDTSRVVQDHRALEAGWGLYTPFEFVVTPSDGYKANSPEILNGIEDFVKKAEELEAVRSGFSLTKIYRRMSEVLGATPEMLTQPMSSGMAAQLGMVLDFQRYEWDTNEPEYHDNILAPFRNQDASLGRVTLIVPQMTASGFASVYADLEPIAKESFGEYASLEPAGYMPLYITIIDYVLQSQITSFYLALFLIFLLMLVWLRSWRLAFVSLVPNVFPVVVMMGVMGFLGIHLDLGTATVAAIVLGVAIDDTVHFLHYWREAESKKMSWEECLKYTFERAGEPATVTTVLLMVGFPVLMLAGVSSVVYFGLLTTIAALAAIFADVIILPLILKLARPAWDK encoded by the coding sequence ATGGAAGTCTTGCTCGAAACATTTTTAAAATTTCGTTGGGCAGCTTTTGGCTTGTTGGTGGTCGTGGCGGGTGCTGTATCACCTGGTCTTGAAACTGCCATGGTTCCAGATAACGCACTGACGGTTTGGTTCCTGGAGACGGATCCGAAACTCAAGGAGTATTACGCATTCCAGGACGATTTTGGGAATGATGAAGTTATTCTTCTAGAGGTTCAAAGACCTGATGGGATTTTCACCAAGGAAGCTTTAGAGCAGATCAAGACACTGAGCGAGCGCCTTAAGAGCATTCAAGGGGTTGACCGCGTAAGTTCCTTGGTAACCCTAGATGATTCCTTCTTGATTGACGGTGCGCTTACCTTTGAACGAGCTGTTCCCGAGGAGATTCCAACCGACCCTGAACAACTAAAATCCATTGAAGAGCGACTTGTTAATAACATGCTCTTTACAGGGCGGTTGATAAGTCCAGATGGCAAACGTGCCATGCTTTGGGTGCAAATGGGTGAGGTGAGTGAGATTGACGTTCGCCGGGACGCCATTGTGGCGCAAGTGAGGAATGTCGCCGATGAAATTCTTGGAGACACACCCCATCCAATGGGTGGTATCGGGGTTATCTATTCTGGATTGAATGTTGAAACGCAGGCGGATGCTGGAACGTTTGTGCCGTTGTCTTATTTACTTCTCTTTATAGCGCTCTGGTGGGTTTTTAGGAGTATGCGGCTGGTATTGGCCGCATTGGGTGTGGTGACGTTATCAAGTGTTGTCTGCTTGGGTATTTATGGATTGTTGGGAAATCAAATCAATACGGTAACGGTTGTATTACCTAACCTTATCATTGTGATTGGGTTGGCTGATGCTGTTCATTTTCCCGCCGCCTTTGCTCGTGAGCTAAGAGACGCATCGGGGCGGTCTCGTTTTGATATTGTTAAAGCTTCCATCGGACAGGTTTTTGTTCCGTGTTTGTTTACCACGGTTACGACGATGGTCGGATTTCTGGCGCTGGCTACTTCTCCAATGGATGTGATTCGGAAGCTGGGTATCTACGGGGCTTTGGGTATTGGGGTCGCATTGATTGCTTCGGTGGTCTTTATGGCAGTTGTTTTCTTTTACATGCCTGATTCGGTTCGTGAATCGAGACAGCCGTGGATCATGAATTTTCTCAATAAGCTCTCAGCTTTATTGGTGAATAATACAAGGTTGGTTGGGGCCCTGGCTTTATTTGTTTCTCTGGTGAGCCTCTATGGAGCCAGCTTGGTGGTGAGCGATACCGACTCGATCGGTTATTTGCCGGATACCAGCCGAGTTGTTCAAGACCATAGAGCATTAGAGGCTGGTTGGGGGCTTTATACTCCGTTTGAGTTTGTGGTGACGCCGTCGGATGGTTACAAAGCAAACAGTCCCGAGATTCTTAACGGTATTGAAGATTTCGTGAAAAAAGCTGAGGAACTTGAAGCTGTTCGAAGCGGCTTTTCTCTTACGAAAATCTACAGGCGGATGTCTGAAGTTCTGGGTGCAACGCCTGAGATGTTGACTCAGCCAATGAGTTCGGGGATGGCGGCACAACTCGGAATGGTCTTGGATTTTCAGCGGTACGAGTGGGACACGAATGAACCCGAGTATCATGATAATATCTTAGCACCATTTCGAAATCAGGATGCCTCTTTGGGCCGAGTAACGTTGATTGTGCCTCAGATGACAGCCAGTGGATTTGCTTCAGTCTATGCTGACTTGGAGCCTATCGCCAAAGAGAGTTTTGGTGAGTACGCCAGCTTGGAGCCAGCGGGATATATGCCGCTCTATATCACGATTATCGACTATGTATTGCAGTCTCAGATCACGAGCTTCTACTTAGCATTGTTCTTAATCTTCTTGTTGATGCTCGTCTGGTTGCGCTCTTGGCGGTTAGCGTTTGTCAGCCTGGTGCCCAACGTCTTTCCCGTTGTAGTGATGATGGGTGTCATGGGCTTTCTGGGCATTCATCTGGATTTGGGTACAGCTACAGTAGCTGCGATTGTTCTTGGTGTTGCCATCGATGACACTGTTCATTTTCTTCATTATTGGCGAGAGGCTGAAAGTAAGAAAATGAGCTGGGAGGAGTGCTTGAAGTATACATTTGAGAGAGCAGGTGAGCCGGCTACGGTTACCACAGTTCTCTTGATGGTTGGCTTTCCTGTATTAATGTTGGCTGGTGTCAGTTCAGTTGTCTATTTTGGTCTGTTGACCACAATAGCGGCGCTGGCGGCTATTTTCGCTGATGTGATTATCCTGCCGCTTATATTAAAATTAGCAAGACCAGCTTGGGACAAGTAG
- a CDS encoding DUF108 domain-containing protein → MTTKRRIGLVGFGKLGQFIAEAVLNDEAISANYELAFVWNRNQAALEGTIPAELQLENLGDFASRKPDVIVEVAHPAISKEYGTQFLDFCDYMVGSPTAFATLEIEQTLRAAAAKPNGNGLYVPRGALPGLEEVLRMVESGKLAAASIAMHKHPSSLKFGGVLNPPLSETTAERVIYNGPLRKLCVLAPNNVNTMAVLAMASELGFDAVQASLVADPSLEHHITEVKLFGPDDGGPRYCLTLNRESPAGPGAVTSTATLTSFLKSALGSQGRGDGVYFV, encoded by the coding sequence ATGACCACAAAAAGAAGAATCGGTTTGGTTGGCTTTGGCAAGCTGGGACAGTTTATTGCCGAGGCAGTACTCAATGATGAAGCCATCAGCGCAAATTACGAACTGGCTTTTGTGTGGAACCGTAATCAAGCGGCGCTCGAAGGAACGATTCCTGCCGAATTGCAGCTGGAGAATTTAGGTGATTTCGCCTCGCGTAAGCCAGATGTGATTGTTGAAGTGGCACATCCAGCTATCTCAAAAGAGTACGGCACACAGTTCTTGGATTTTTGTGATTACATGGTGGGTTCACCCACCGCTTTTGCAACCCTCGAAATTGAGCAGACTCTCCGGGCGGCTGCGGCCAAACCCAACGGGAATGGGCTCTATGTTCCTCGCGGAGCGCTGCCGGGGCTTGAAGAAGTGTTGCGTATGGTTGAATCGGGTAAACTAGCTGCCGCATCGATTGCAATGCATAAGCATCCGTCGAGCCTCAAGTTTGGTGGTGTGTTGAATCCGCCACTGAGTGAAACCACGGCTGAACGCGTGATTTACAATGGTCCTCTACGAAAGCTCTGCGTCTTGGCGCCCAACAACGTGAACACGATGGCAGTACTGGCTATGGCAAGTGAGCTTGGCTTTGACGCGGTGCAAGCTTCTTTGGTGGCTGACCCATCCCTGGAGCATCACATCACTGAGGTGAAGCTCTTTGGCCCAGACGATGGTGGTCCCCGGTATTGTTTGACCCTTAATCGAGAGAGCCCTGCGGGCCCAGGTGCTGTGACCAGTACGGCCACGCTCACCAGCTTCCTGAAGAGTGCTTTAGGCTCTCAAGGCCGCGGCGATGGTGTTTATTTCGTTTAG
- a CDS encoding PhzF family phenazine biosynthesis protein, whose protein sequence is MTILFQVQAFTKDGAGGNAAGVVCDAGGLSVPEMLSIAAKAGFSETAFVCESESADHRVRFFTPTREVNLCGHATIATYHLLLERKLVEPGSYSMETLAGEQRIEVSEDGLVAMTQNPPTFGEVLAPEAVAPVLGLEAQDLMDSSKMPAQIASTGLHKIFVPVKSLDVLQRVVPDLDGIDKLSRSVGAIGTYVFSLESVAGGTAHCRNFAPVVGIQEDSATGTSAAALSCLLYQYGQVSAAQAGSGLVFEQGYAISQPSEIVVRLGLSNDAISEVWVAGRAQTVSGEPGVK, encoded by the coding sequence GTGACTATACTTTTTCAAGTTCAAGCATTTACGAAAGATGGGGCTGGTGGCAATGCCGCGGGGGTCGTCTGTGATGCGGGCGGGCTTTCTGTTCCTGAAATGCTCTCGATTGCAGCCAAGGCCGGTTTCAGTGAAACAGCTTTTGTTTGTGAGAGTGAATCTGCAGACCACCGAGTTCGGTTCTTTACACCCACCCGAGAAGTGAATCTTTGCGGGCATGCAACCATCGCCACCTATCATTTGTTGCTGGAGCGTAAGCTCGTTGAGCCGGGGAGCTATTCGATGGAAACGCTTGCCGGAGAGCAGAGAATCGAGGTCAGCGAGGATGGCTTGGTCGCGATGACCCAAAACCCGCCTACATTTGGCGAAGTATTGGCGCCGGAAGCAGTTGCGCCAGTGTTGGGTCTGGAAGCTCAAGATCTGATGGATAGCTCAAAAATGCCCGCTCAAATTGCCTCCACAGGGCTTCATAAAATCTTTGTTCCGGTGAAGTCGTTGGATGTATTGCAGCGTGTCGTTCCCGATTTAGACGGCATCGACAAACTAAGCCGCTCGGTGGGTGCCATTGGAACTTATGTGTTTTCGCTGGAGTCGGTCGCTGGCGGTACGGCGCATTGTCGAAATTTTGCTCCTGTGGTGGGTATTCAAGAGGATTCAGCTACGGGTACATCGGCCGCGGCACTCAGCTGTCTCTTGTACCAATATGGTCAGGTGAGCGCTGCGCAGGCAGGCTCTGGCCTTGTTTTTGAGCAGGGATACGCTATTTCGCAGCCCTCTGAAATTGTTGTTCGCCTGGGCCTTTCAAACGACGCCATCTCTGAAGTATGGGTCGCCGGCCGGGCTCAAACGGTATCCGGCGAACCGGGAGTGAAATGA